CTTTGTAAGTGATGTTGTGATGTCGTATGGTTTGTAGTATTCTGGGGTGTCGTCCAGTGCTATCACTAGTTGTGAGTTGCCATCGGGTAAAAGTTTTTCGAGGGCACCAGGGGCAGTATAACCCTTGTAATAAATCAGTGATTTTACAAAAGTGTTGAGTGGGGGCGAAGGTTGATAAATTTTCAGATACATATTGTAGTTTTACTAAGGAATTGTTCAAAAATAAATTTACACTCTGAGAGGTGATTTTTCGCCTTGATACTTCGTTATTTTTAGCCGTTGGCAGAGCTCGGCACAGCGTAGCTGTAGCCATCAGTTATTGCCCGTAGCGCTGCTATGGGCGCAAAAAATAGCCTCGTCTCAAAACAAAACCTCTACCTCAAGAATAGCAATTTAATTTCTCATCATTCCTAAGGGGTTTACAAACGCCAAACCTCTGATGTTTTTAGGCGAGGTAAAGCATACACTGTATAGTACAAAGCAGTGTCAGGTGTAAAGCCCTTTAGATGCCGATACCTATCAGTTAGGCTGTTCAAAATTAGTGAATTTCTTCCCCAAAAAAGTATTCAAAATCTATAAAAACCACTACATTCAGCTGATTCCATACCTGTCAGGTTTTCTTGGCGTCGTCTTAAAAACCTCATACATTTGACAATGTTTTGTGAAGGCAAATAAAATTTGTTTTTTTATAAAAAGGAAGTAGCACACTGATAAAACCTTAGGGCTTCACCCTGTCTGTCAAGATATGGCTACTTCCTATATTTCCGTATATGTTGGACAGTTCTTTAGGCATCAAGCCTGTGTAATGAAGATAATATCCATACGGAATTTCATTAAATAGCAAGATGTAAAATTAACAAATTATGGCACATTACATAGGTTTTGGTATTGGGAAATTGACAATTCACTATGCTTATTATAAGAATGGAGAACTTGTTCAAGGGGAGTTGAAGAACCAATTAGATAAAATAGAAGCGTTTATAGCACAACTTCCTTCCGACAGTCATGGAGTAATGGAAGCTACTGGTTTGTATCATTTCCCTTTGGCTTATGCTTTACAGGCGCAAGGCTTTATTTTAACAGTAGTTAATCCAGCGGAAAGGGTATTCTCAATCATTACTTTCTATTAGTAAGACTGATGCCTCTGATGCAGTGATGCTTCAAAGACTTGGTGAAGAGCGCCAGTTAAAGGGTATGATGCTTCCTGACAAGGATTGGCAAACCCACCGTCATCGTTTACTGAACCTACAGCATTTACAAAATGATATACAGAAGTTAAAAAACCGTATCAGTGAACTAAGCTTCCATCCCCAGCCTGATGATTTAAGTGTAATGATGATAGAAGACCAACTTGAATTGTTGCAACGTCAGCAAAAACAACTGGAGGAAAAAGTAACACAGGAATTGCCTCAAAATTATCAAAAGCAACTCGTGTATGGAGTAAGTGTCAAAGGTATTGGTAAAAAAACTGCCACTTTTTTATTACTTTTTACTCAAGGACTTTTCTTCTCCCAAGGCGTTGGCTAAATTTATTGGGATTGCCCCTAATATTTACCAATCAGGAAGGCATCAGAAAAGAGGACGTATTTGTAAAAAAGGACATCCCCAACTGCGAAGCCTGCTTTATAATTGTGCGAAGTCTGCCAAAAGATATAATAGTGCTTGCAAAGCTTTATACGAAAAACTAAGAGCCAAGGGGAAACCACACAAAATCGCTATGGTTGCAATAATGCATAAGTTAGTAAGACAGTTTTTTGCCGTGATAAAAAATGAAACCCTTTATCAAGATGATTATCAACTCAACAAAGGGTAATAACAAATTTTATTTGGAGAAAAATTTGATTTTTAACACAGTTCTTGACAGGTATTTGTCCGTATTTTAGTTGAAAAAAGTTGTTTTTAAGGTCACTTACACTATATTTTAAGGAGAAAACAGGGAAAATGTGTATCTAAATACCAAAGTAAATTCACCCGAAAAACACCCTCTCCACCTCGGTTGTGTGTTTTCACCAACCGATCGATACCCCGAAAAACAGCGTTTAAGCGTAGATTCGTGTTGGTCGGTGTGTCACTCGACTAAGGAGAATGACGTTTTTTGAAAATTGGTTGGGCTCTGAATAAAATAGCCCCATATTGAGTAAATAAATTCGCCATAATAATTAAGGATGGCTTAAAACTTTGGGGCACTTTTTTAAATTTTGAACAGCCTACCTATCAGTACTATGTCTTGTTTTAGCCATCATTATTTTGCGTGCTCATTATATTAACAATTCTTGTTTAATTTATTAGCGATTTACTTGTTTTTTTTGAGCAAACATTGGCTAAAAGTATTACATTTGCATACTGATATTACATCCCAATATATAGGCTTGCCTGTTGCCAAACAAACCACCTAATTTCGGCTTATTTATTGTCAATGGCAGCTATTTAGAGATTGAATCCACGTAAAACTAACTGTATACATGAAGATTAAAGATGTTAACCTCTTTAGAGATTGGTATAAGAACGAATATAAACTACGAAAAAATGATCAGGCAATCAACCCCGATTTTATTGGCTATCGCCACGATAACACCTTGGGCTTTATAGATTTGGTACATGGGGCAGTGCCCGACATTGCCAATTTTTTGAGTACTCCGCTCAAAATTGCTCAAGACGATCAGGCAATCTATGAATTTATCCAGAATGCGGCCGATGCCCAGTCGTCTTTGTTCAATATATTTTACGATGAATCTTATTTTGTGGCCATCAACAACGGAAAACCCTTTTCCCGCGATGACCTGACCTCGTTATTGAATATAGCGGCTTCTACCAAAAAGAGCTGCGAAAAAATCGGTCGTTTTGGCATCGGTTTTAAGCTTGCCTACCGTTTATTGGGCAAAACCACCGGCGCCGAAGAAATGATGCGCGACAACAAAGGCCCTGTGGTGTTTAGCTGGTCGAAAACCGAACACATAGAGTCGTTGTTGAAAC
This portion of the Microscilla marina ATCC 23134 genome encodes:
- a CDS encoding IS110 family transposase — encoded protein: MAKFIGIAPNIYQSGRHQKRGRICKKGHPQLRSLLYNCAKSAKRYNSACKALYEKLRAKGKPHKIAMVAIMHKLVRQFFAVIKNETLYQDDYQLNKG